A genome region from Physeter macrocephalus isolate SW-GA chromosome 4, ASM283717v5, whole genome shotgun sequence includes the following:
- the RBM15 gene encoding RNA-binding protein 15, which yields MKTTGRDPLPRRSPRWRRAVPLCETSAGRRVNQFRGEDLRRPATMKGKERSPVKPKRSRGGEDSTSRGERSKKLGGSGGSNGSSSGKTDGGGGSRRSLHLDKSSSRGGSREYDTGGGSSSSRLHSYSSPSTKNSSGGGESRSSSRGGGGESRSSGAASSAPGGGDGGEYKTLKISELGSQLSDEAVEDGLFHEFKRFGDVSVKISHLSGSGSGDERVAFVNFRRPEDARAAKHARGRLVLYDRPLKIEAVYVSRRRSRSPLDKDSYPPSASVVGSSVGGHRHPPGGGGGGQRSLSPGGAALGYRDYRLQQLALGRLPPPPPPPLPRDLERERDYSFYERVRPAYSLEPRVGAGAGAAPFREVDEISPEDDQRANRTLFLGNLDITVTESDLRRAFDRFGVITEVDIKRPSRGQTSTYGFLKFENLDMSHRAKLAMSGKIIIRNPIKIGYGKATPTTRLWVGGLGPWVPLAALAREFDRFGTIRTIDYRKGDSWAYIQYESLDAAHAAWTHMRGFPLGGPDRRLRVDFADTEHRYQQQYLQPLPLTHYELVTDAFGHRAPDPLRGARDRTPPLLYRDRDRDLYPDSDWVPPPPPVRERSTRTAATAVPAYEPLDSLDRRRDGWSLDRDRGDRDLPSSRDQPRKRRLPEESGGRHLDRSPESDRPRKRHCAPSPDRSPELSSSRDRYNSDNDRSSRLLLERPSPIRDRRGSLEKSQGDKRDRKNSASAERDRKHRTAPSTEGKSPLKKEDRSDGSAPSTSTTSSKLKSPSQKQDGGTAPAAAASPKLCLAWQGMLLLKNSNFPSNMHLLQGDLQVASSLLVEGSTGGKVAQLKITQRLRLDQPKLDEVTRRIKVAGPNGYAILLAVPGSSDSRSSSSSATSDTATSTQRPLRNLVSYLKQKQAAGVISLPVGGNKDKENTGVLHAFPPCEFSQQFLDSPAKALAKSEEDYLVMIIVRAKLVNNG from the exons ATGAAGACTACGGGGCGGGACCCTCTGCCGCGGCGGAGTCCAAGATGGCGGCGTGCGGTTCCGCTGTGTGAAACGAGCGCGGGGCGGCGGGTTAATCAGTTCCGCGGAGAAGACCTCCGACGACCCGCTACAATGAAGGGAAAAGAGCGCTCCCCAGTCAAGCCGAAACGCTCCCGTGGTGGTGAAGACTCGACTTCCCGCGGGGAGCGGAGCAAGAAGTTAGGGGGCTCTGGTGGCAGCAATGGGAGCAGCAGCGGAAAGACCGACGGCGGCGGCGGGTCGCGGCGCAGCCTTCATCTGGACAAGTCTAGCAGCCGAGGTGGTAGCCGCGAGTACGACACTGGTGGGGGCAGCTCCAGTAGCCGCTTGCATAGTTACAGCTCCCCAAGCACCAAAAATTCCTCGGGCGGGGGCGAGTCGCGCAGCAGCTCCCGGGGTGGAGGCGGGGAGTCACGTTCCTCTGGGGCCGCCTCTTCAGCTCCTGGCGGCGGGGACGGCGGGGAATACAAGACATTGAAGATAAGCGAGTTGGGGTCTCAACTGAGTGACGAAGCGGTGGAGGACGGACTGTTTCACGAGTTCAAACGCTTCGGTGATGTAAGTGTCAAAATCAGTCATCTCTCGGGTTCTGGCAGCGGGGATGAGCGAGTAGCCTTTGTGAACTTCCGGCGGCCAGAGGACGCGCGGGCGGCCAAGCATGCCAGAGGCCGTCTAGTGCTCTATGACCGGCCCTTGAAGATAGAAGCTGTGTATGTGAGCCGGCGCCGCAGCCGCTCCCCTTTAGACAAAGATTCTTATCCTCCATCAGCCAGTGTTGTCGGGTCCTCTGTAGGGGGTCACCGGCACCcccctggaggaggtggtggaggccAGAGATCActttcccctggtggcgcagcctTGGGATACAGAGACTACCGGTTGCAGCAGTTGGCTCTTGGCCGCCTGCCTCCTCCACCTCCGCCACCATTGCCCCGAGACCTGGAGAGAGAGCGAGATTACTCGTTCTATGAGAGAGTACGCCCAGCCTACAGTCTTGAGCCAAGGGTGGGAGCTGGAGCAGGTGCTGCTCCTTTCAGAGAAGTGGATGAGATCTCACCCGAGGATGATCAGCGGGCTAACCGGACGCTTTTCTTGGGCAACCTAGACATCACTGTGACAGAGAGTGATCTAAGAAGGGCTTTTGACCGTTTCGGAGTCATCACAGAAGTAGATATCAAGAGGCCTTCTCGGGGCCAGACCAGTACCTATGGCTTTCTCAAATTTGAGAACCTAGACATGTCTCACCGGGCCAAACTAGCAATGTCTGGCAAAATTATAATTCGGAATCCTATCAAAATTGGTTATGGCAAAGCTACACCCACCACCCGCCTCTGGGTAGGTGGCCTGGGTCCTTGGGTGCCTCTTGCTGCCCTGGCACGGGAGTTTGACCGATTTGGCACCATACGCACCATTGATTACCGCAAAGGTGATAGTTGGGCGTATATCCAGTACGAAAGCCTGGATGCGGCTCATGCTGCCTGGACCCATATGCGGGGCTTCCCACTTGGTGGCCCAGATCGTCGCCTTAGAGTAGACTTTGCAGACACAGAACATCGTTACCAGCAGCAATATCTGCAGCCTCTGCCCTTAACTCATTATGAACTGGTGACAGATGCTTTTGGACACCGGGCACCTGACCCTTTGAGGGGTGCCCGGGACAGGACACCACCCTTACTATACAGAGATCGTGATAGGGACCTTTATCCTGACTCCGACTGGgtgccacccccgcccccagttcGTGAACGCAGCACTCGGACTGCAGCTACTGCTGTGCCTGCTTATGAGCCACTGGATAGCTTGGATCGCAGGCGGGATGGCTGGTCCTTGGACCGGGACAGAGGTGATCGAGATCTGCCCAGCAGCAGAGACCAACCTAGGAAGCGAAGGCTGCCTGAGGAGAGCGGGGGACGGCATCTGGATAGGTCCCCGGAGAGTGACCGTCCACGAAAACGTCATTGCGCGCCTTCTCCTGACCGCAGTCCAGAATTGAGCAGTAGCCGGGATCGCTACAACAGTGACAATGATCGATCTTCCCGTCTTCTCTTGGAGAGGCCCTCTCCAATCAGAGACCGACGAGGTAGTTTGGAGAAGAGCCAGGGTGACAAGCGAGACCGTAAAAACTCTGCATCAGCTGAACGGGATAGGAAGCACCGGACAGCTCCTTCCACTGAGGGAAAAAGCCCTCTGAAAAAAGAAGACCGGTCTGATGGGAGTGCACCCAGCACCAGCACTACTTCATCGAAGCTGAAGTCCCCTTCCCAGAAACAGGATGGTGGGACAgcccctgcagcagcagcctctcCCAAACTCTGTTTGGCCTGGCAGGGCATGCTTCTGTTGAAGAACAGCAACTTTCCTTCCAACATGCATCTGTTGCAGGGTGACCTCCAGGTGGCTAGTAGTCTTCTTGTGGAGGGCTCAACTGGAGGCAAAGTGGCCCAGCTCAAGATCACTCAGCGTCTTCGTTTGGACCAGCCCAAGTTGGATGAAGTAACTCGACGCATCAAAGTGGCAGGGCCCAATGGTTATGCTATTCTTCTGGCTGTGCCTGGAAGTTCTGATAGCAGGTCCTCCTCTTCCTCGGCCACCTCAGACACTGCCACCTCTACTCAGAGGCCACTTAGGAACCTTGTGTCCTATTTAAAGCAAAAGCAGGCCGCTGGGGTGATCAGCCTCCCTGTGGGGGGCAACAAAGACAAGGAAAACACCGGAGTCCTTCATGCCTTCCCACCTTGTGAGTTCTCCCAGCAGTTCCTGGATTCCCCTGCCAAGGCACTGGCCAAATCTGAAGAAGATTACCTGGTCATGATCATTGTCCGTG CAAAACTGGTGAACAACGGATGA